A window of the Tachysurus fulvidraco isolate hzauxx_2018 chromosome 6, HZAU_PFXX_2.0, whole genome shotgun sequence genome harbors these coding sequences:
- the arhgef7a gene encoding rho guanine nucleotide exchange factor 7a isoform X4: MNPAEQTVTWLITLGVMESPKKSVSDPAAFLQCALKDGVVLCRLIERLRPGTTEQVFLEPKNDSECLSNIKEFLKGCAAFRVEPFEAGDLLQGQNFSKVLTTLVALNKVTADIGIGSDSVCTRHSTAHRIKSFESLVSQTSLGRSSKLLHNQFRSLDMTENSNSQLVVKARFNFQQTNEDELSFTKGDIITVTRTEEGGWWEGNLNGRTGWFPSNYVREVKGCDKQVSPKSGTLKSPPKGFDTTALSKTYYNLVLQNILETETEYSKELQNLLTNYLRPLQNTEKLSSADISVIMGNLEEISTFQQTLVQSLEDCTKLPELQQKVGSFFLNLMPKMRALYTGYCSNHPSAVNILTDHSEELGDFMESRGASSPGILTLTTGLSKPFMRLDKYPTLLKELERHMEEGHPDRAEIQKCMVAFKNLSAQCQEVRKRKELELQILTESIRLWEGEDIKTFGSVIYMSQAMVQNQGCEERNERYLMLFHHVLLILSASPRMSGFIYQGKLPLSGMAITPLEDCERHKNAFELSGCMFERMQVICFNKHDQQDWLEHLKRQTKHTSMTAPSMKPLTVPCHTLPSHPLTPSRHAESRGLTVAPVYHTLPHSSSHGAPNSTVMWGPLEPPKTQKPWSLSCLRPAPPLRPSAALCYKEDLSKSPKSMKKLLPKRKPERKPSDEEFALRKSTVALEEDAQILKVIEAYCTSAKTRQTLNSTWQGTDLMHNHVLDQSSIECMGRRSSISRPEGSSDLSEDSDYDSIWTAHSYRMGPVSRKSCSSYISHQN; the protein is encoded by the exons ATGAATCCGGCAGAACAAACGGTTACATGGCTCATAACGCTCGGTGTTATGGAGTCGCCAAAGAAGAGCGTGTCGGATCCGGCCGCGTTTCTGCAGTGCGCGCTGAAGGACGGAGTCGTGCTCTGCAGGCTGATCGAGCGCCTGCGCCCCGGTACAACCGAACAA GTTTTTCTGGAGCCCAAAAACGACAGCGAGTGTCTGAGCAACATAAAGGAGTTTCTGAAAGGCTGTGCTGCGTTCCGTGTCGAG CCATTTGAGGCAGGAGATCTACTGCAAGGCCAGAACTTCAGCAAAGTTCTCACCACATTAGTGGCACTCAACAAAGTGACTGCAG ATATTGGCATTGGCAGTGATTCTGTATGCACTCGTCACTCTACTGCCCATCGCATCAAGTCCTTTGAATCTCTGGTCTCGCAGACCTCACTGGGCCGGTCGTCCAAACTCCTTCATAACCAGTTCCGAAGCCTG GATATGACTGAGAACAGTAACAGCCAGTTGGTGGTGAAGGCTCGCTTCAACTTCCAGCAGACCAACGAGGATGAGCTTTCCTTCACCAAGGGTGATATCATCACCGTAACCCGCACAGAGGAGGGAGGATGGTGGGAGGGCAACCTCAACGGAAGGACTGGCTGGTTTCCAAGCAACTATGTCAGAGAGGTCAAAGGTTGTG ACAAACAAGTTTCCCCCAAATCTGGAACACTTAAAAGCCCCCCTAAAGGATTTGACACCACTGCCCTGAGCAAAACCTACTACAACCTG GTGctacaaaacattttagaaacGGAGACCGAGTACTCAAAGGAGCTTCAGAACCTTCTGACCAACTACCTGAGGCCACTTCAGAACACAGAAAA ACTTAGCTCTGCAGACATCAGTGTCATCATGGGCAACCTGGAGGAAATCAGTACCTTCCAACAAACTCTTGTCCAGTCACTAGAAGACTGCACTAA ACTTCCTGAGCTACAGCAGAAAGTAgggagcttttttttaaaccttatgCCCAAAATGAGAGCACTGTATACAGGTTACTGCTCAAACCATCCATCAGCTGTTAACATTCTCACTGATCACAG TGAGGAGCTAGGAGACTTCATGGAGAGTAGAGGAGCAAGTTCCCCGGGCATTCTCACTCTGACCACAGGCCTTAGCAAACCTTTCATGAGGCTAGACAAATACCCAACTTTGCTGAAAGAACTGGAGAGACATATGGAG GAGGGTCACCCAGATCGGGCTGAAATTCAAAAGTGCATGGTCGCATTCAAGAACCTTTCT GCCCAGTGTCAAGAGGTGCGGAAACGGAAGGAGCTGGAGCTGCAAATTCTCACAGAATCCATTCGTTTGTGGGAGGGTGAAGACATCAAGACTTTTGGCTCCGTGATCTATATGAGCCAGGCCATGGTACAGAACCAAGGCTGTGAG GAAAGGAATGAACGGTACCTCATGCTTTTCCATCATGTTTTGCTTATCCTCTCGGCCAGCCCGAGGATGAGTGGCTTCATCTATCAG GGCAAGCTGCCTTTGAGTGGAATGGCAATAACTCCTTTAGAGGACTGTGAACGCCACAAGAATGCTTTTGAGctctcag GTTGTATGTTTGAGAGGATGCAGGTTATCTGCTTTAATAAGCATGATCAACAGGACTGGCTGGAGCACCTGAAGCGCCAGACCAAACATACCAGCATGACTGCCCCAAGCATGAAGCCACTCACCGTCCCCTGTCACACG CTTCCATCCCATCCTCTAACTCCATCCAGGCATGCAGAGAGCCGAGGCCTGACTGTGGCTCCCGTCTaccacactctccctcactcctcCTCTCATGGAGCTCCAAACAGCACAGTAATGTGGGGGCCTCTAGAACCTCCTAAAACACAGAAACCTTGGAGTCTGAGTTGCCTGAGGCCAGCACCCCCACTCAGACCATCAGCTGCCCTCTGCTATAAAGAG GACCTCAGTAAAAGCCCCAAAAGTATGAAGAAGCTGCTGCCCAAACGGAAACCTGAAAGGAAGCCGTCTGATGAGGAGTTTGCATTGAGGAAAA GTACTGTAGCACTGGAAGAGGATGCTCAGATCCTGAAAGTGATTGAGGCGTACTGTACGAGTGCCAAAACCCGACAGACTCTCAACTCAA CATGGCAGGGCACTGATCTGATGCATAACCATGTGTTGGATCAATCGAGCATTGAGTGTATGGGTCGTCGCAGCAGCATCTCTAGGCCCGAGGGCAGCTCGGACCTTTCAGAGGACTCGGACTATGACAGTATATGGACGGCTCACTCTTACAGGATGGGACCGGTTTCCCGTAAGAGCTGCAGCTCCTACATCTCCCACCAGAACTAA